DNA sequence from the Candidatus Binatia bacterium genome:
TCGCCCACCGCATCCAGCTGGACGGGGGCCAAGCTGCCCCGGGCCGCGACTTCCACCTCAACTGGACCGTGCGCGCGGCAAACGAGCCCACGATCGAGGCCTTCCGCGAACGTCTGGACCAACACGACTTCCACCTGCTGGTCCTGCGCACCCCGGAATCTGACCAGCGCGCCCATCGGCGCAGGCAACGGGCCGAGACCACGTTTCTGGTCGATATTTCGTTTTCGATGTCGGGAACTGCCCTGGCCGAGGCCAAGCGCGCGTTGGATCTGGCGCTGGCGCAGTTGCCCACAGGCGACAACTTCCGCTTGCTGGCCTTTGACGACAAGCTGCATCCTCGACGCAGCGATCCGTCTCCGGTCCGGATGAATCCGCGCACGCGCAAGCAGGCGCGCGAATGGGTCGAGCAACTCACCGTGATCGGTGGCACCGACATCGCGGGGGCACTCACGGACGCCCTCGGGCAGCCCACGACCCAAGGCTACCGCGGGCGTGTGGTGCTGTTGACCGATGGTGGTGCCCGCTACGATCGCGATACTCTGGCGCGCCTGCGCGACCAACTCGGCAACCGCCGCCTTTTTGTCGTGGGCCTCGGTGCGGCACCCAACGGCTACCTGCTGCAGAAGCTCGCCACTTTGGGGCGCGGGCGATTGCAAATCGTGCGTGATCCCGCAGAACTCCCGGAAGCGATCGATCGCCTGGTCGGCCCCGGCTCGACGCCCGCGCTTTTTGATCTCGACCTGCAAGCAGCCGACGGCAGCCCGGTCGAAATCTGGCCCGAGGTCCTGCCGGATCTCTTCCCCGGAGAATCTCTTTTCGTCGCGGTTCGCACGCAGGCCACCGAGCCCGAATTCCTCCTGCACGCGCGAACATCGCGAGGACCGACAACGCTTTTGTCCACGCCGGCAGCACAGGGCGAGGGCATCGCGCGCAACTTTGCCGCACAGAAAGTCGCCAGCCTCGAGCAATTGTTCGGCGAAAGCCCTCGCGCCGAGCGCGAAGCCTTGCGTGAGGAGATCCTCGCCACCGCCCTGCCCGCCGGCCTGATCAGTCAGTTCACCAGCCTGGTGGCCATTGACGACACGCCGCTGCGCAATGATGGGTCGCCGCTGGTCGCCCATGCCCGACAGGCCACGCTGCCCGAGAACTGGAACTTGCCGACGGCCTTCCGCAATCCGGAGCAAGCAACTGTCCGCTGGGATGGCGATTGGCGCGATACGCTCGTTGCCAGCGACCGCTTCCTGACCGAAGAGGAGCGCAAGCTGGCGCTGAGCGTGGCCACCGCCACCCCGGCCGGCCTCTACGCCTTGTTCGGCGCGGCACTGCTGCTGATCGCCGGCCTGTCTGCTGCGATGGTGCGCCGATGAGGTCGGCCAGCATGGACGCCGCCGCGAATCGATCCGGCCTTCGGGTCTGGTGCCAGGACC
Encoded proteins:
- a CDS encoding VWA domain-containing protein encodes the protein AHRIQLDGGQAAPGRDFHLNWTVRAANEPTIEAFRERLDQHDFHLLVLRTPESDQRAHRRRQRAETTFLVDISFSMSGTALAEAKRALDLALAQLPTGDNFRLLAFDDKLHPRRSDPSPVRMNPRTRKQAREWVEQLTVIGGTDIAGALTDALGQPTTQGYRGRVVLLTDGGARYDRDTLARLRDQLGNRRLFVVGLGAAPNGYLLQKLATLGRGRLQIVRDPAELPEAIDRLVGPGSTPALFDLDLQAADGSPVEIWPEVLPDLFPGESLFVAVRTQATEPEFLLHARTSRGPTTLLSTPAAQGEGIARNFAAQKVASLEQLFGESPRAEREALREEILATALPAGLISQFTSLVAIDDTPLRNDGSPLVAHARQATLPENWNLPTAFRNPEQATVRWDGDWRDTLVASDRFLTEEERKLALSVATATPAGLYALFGAALLLIAGLSAAMVRR